One genomic window of Geodermatophilus sp. DSM 44513 includes the following:
- a CDS encoding hydroxyacid-oxoacid transhydrogenase produces MAASSYTPANPESVFTYGAPQLKFGPGASDEIGHDLAQTGARRVLVVTDPGVAATGHPQRVADQMTGFGIEAYVYDGARVEPTDESMQAAVDWAREHGPWDAIVAVGGGSSIDTAKAVNLLTTNPGELMDYVNAPVGGGRAPVNPLNPLVAVPTTTGTGAESTTVCVLDVLSLKVKAGISHVRLRPTLAVVDPVLTRTQPAGVTAAAGMDILCHALESYTARPYTTYERKRPEQRVPYNGSNPIGDMWSEKAMSLLAGSFRRSVRDGSDEAARAEMAMAATFAGLGFGNAGVHIPHANAYPIAGRVKGFHPDGYPADEPMIPHGMSVALTAPEAFRFTFDADPGRHLRAARLLDPQAEQTGDPAEFLPSVLTALMRDIGIPGGIGAVGYDEGDVPDLVEGTMKQQRLLATAPRDVTEDDVAGIYTRSLSLW; encoded by the coding sequence ATGGCAGCGTCCAGCTACACCCCCGCGAACCCCGAGAGCGTCTTCACCTACGGCGCGCCCCAGCTGAAGTTCGGGCCCGGCGCCTCCGACGAGATCGGCCACGACCTGGCGCAGACCGGCGCGCGGCGCGTGCTCGTGGTCACCGACCCGGGCGTGGCCGCCACCGGCCACCCGCAGCGAGTGGCCGACCAGATGACCGGGTTCGGCATCGAGGCGTACGTCTACGACGGCGCCCGGGTGGAGCCGACCGACGAGAGCATGCAGGCCGCCGTCGACTGGGCACGCGAGCACGGCCCGTGGGACGCGATCGTCGCGGTCGGCGGCGGGTCGAGCATCGACACCGCCAAGGCGGTCAACCTGCTCACCACCAACCCCGGTGAGCTGATGGACTACGTCAACGCGCCGGTCGGCGGGGGCCGCGCGCCGGTCAACCCGCTCAACCCGCTGGTCGCCGTCCCGACCACGACCGGCACCGGCGCGGAGAGCACCACCGTCTGCGTGCTCGACGTGCTGTCGCTGAAGGTGAAGGCCGGCATCAGCCACGTCCGGCTGCGGCCCACGCTCGCCGTCGTCGACCCGGTGCTGACCCGCACCCAGCCGGCCGGGGTCACCGCGGCGGCGGGGATGGACATCCTCTGCCACGCGCTGGAGAGCTACACCGCCCGGCCCTACACCACCTACGAGCGCAAGCGGCCCGAGCAGCGGGTGCCCTACAACGGCTCCAACCCGATCGGCGACATGTGGTCGGAGAAGGCGATGTCGCTGCTGGCCGGGTCCTTCCGGCGGTCGGTCCGCGACGGCTCCGACGAGGCGGCCCGCGCGGAGATGGCGATGGCCGCGACCTTCGCCGGGCTGGGCTTCGGCAACGCCGGCGTGCACATCCCGCACGCGAACGCCTACCCGATCGCCGGGCGGGTCAAGGGGTTCCACCCCGACGGCTACCCGGCCGACGAGCCGATGATCCCGCATGGGATGTCGGTGGCGCTGACCGCGCCGGAGGCCTTCCGGTTCACCTTCGACGCCGACCCCGGCCGGCACCTGCGCGCCGCCCGGCTGCTGGACCCGCAGGCCGAGCAGACCGGGGACCCCGCGGAGTTCCTCCCGTCGGTGCTGACCGCGCTGATGCGCGACATCGGCATCCCGGGCGGCATCGGCGCGGTGGGCTACGACGAGGGCGACGTCCCCGACCTGGTCGAGGGCACGATGAAGCAGCAGCGGCTGCTGGCCACCGCCCCCCGGGACGTCACCGAGGACGACGTCGCCGGCATCTACACCCGCTCGCTGTCCCTCTGGTGA
- a CDS encoding GAF domain-containing protein, which translates to MTTAQSALPSGVDPLVHTRLLARVRAAALTGGTPPASPRPVIGASWRRLRGCGLDPSRTPDVAPLDGPELERRRAESGLAPLLPLLRERLLPVARDAGQVLVVADAGSRVLWREGGAGVCRRADRLGFVEGSAWDEDVVGTNAIGTSVVVRASLQVHAAEHYAEGHQPWTCAAAPLRDPVTGRVLGVVDLSGPASTVHPSTIALVDAVAALAGHELSRVHVRHVERLRTLAAPLLARLGGPALVVGVDGCTAAAAGLAAPDRVLLPEQLHPGAAWVPALGHCTVEPLPGGWLLRPQRPADDDRPAALVLDLTGPRPRAQVTGPSGSWTASLSLRHAEILLALTGQPAGRSAAALAGDLFGDPTRTVTVRAEVSRLRRTLGSVLLTQPYRVDEDVDVQVLLPTPVAWLLPASTAPLVERLRRS; encoded by the coding sequence ATGACCACTGCCCAGAGCGCCCTGCCCTCCGGGGTCGACCCGCTGGTGCACACCCGGCTGCTCGCCCGGGTGCGCGCCGCCGCCCTGACCGGTGGCACCCCGCCGGCGTCGCCGCGGCCGGTGATCGGCGCGTCCTGGCGGCGGCTGCGCGGGTGCGGCCTGGACCCCTCGCGGACGCCGGACGTCGCGCCGCTGGACGGGCCGGAGCTGGAGCGCCGGCGGGCGGAGAGCGGCCTGGCCCCGCTGCTGCCGCTGCTGCGCGAGCGGCTGCTGCCGGTGGCCCGGGACGCCGGGCAGGTGCTCGTGGTGGCCGACGCCGGCTCCCGGGTGCTGTGGCGCGAGGGCGGTGCCGGGGTGTGCCGGCGGGCCGACCGGCTGGGTTTCGTCGAGGGATCGGCGTGGGACGAGGACGTCGTCGGCACCAACGCCATCGGCACCAGCGTCGTGGTGCGCGCGTCGCTGCAGGTGCACGCCGCCGAGCACTACGCCGAGGGCCACCAGCCCTGGACCTGCGCCGCCGCGCCGCTGCGCGACCCGGTCACCGGCCGGGTGCTGGGGGTGGTCGACCTGTCCGGCCCGGCCTCCACCGTGCACCCGAGCACGATCGCCCTGGTCGACGCGGTCGCCGCGCTGGCCGGCCACGAGCTGTCCCGCGTCCACGTGCGGCACGTCGAGCGGCTGCGGACGCTGGCCGCGCCGCTGCTGGCCCGCCTCGGCGGCCCGGCGCTGGTCGTCGGCGTCGACGGGTGCACCGCCGCCGCGGCCGGCCTCGCGGCCCCCGACCGCGTCCTGCTGCCCGAGCAGCTGCACCCCGGTGCAGCCTGGGTGCCGGCGCTCGGCCACTGCACCGTGGAACCGCTCCCCGGCGGCTGGCTGCTGCGCCCGCAGCGCCCCGCGGACGACGACCGGCCCGCCGCACTGGTGCTCGACCTCACCGGCCCCCGCCCGCGGGCGCAGGTGACCGGGCCCAGCGGCAGCTGGACGGCGTCCCTGAGCCTGCGGCACGCCGAGATCCTGCTCGCCCTCACCGGGCAGCCGGCCGGGCGCTCGGCGGCCGCACTGGCCGGCGACCTCTTCGGCGACCCGACGCGGACCGTCACCGTGCGCGCCGAGGTCTCCCGGCTGCGCCGCACGCTCGGGTCGGTGCTCCTGACCCAGCCCTACCGGGTCGACGAGGACGTCGACGTGCAGGTGCTGCTGCCCACGCCGGTCGCCTGGCTGCTCCCGGCCTCGACCGCGCCGCTGGTCGAGCGCCTGCGCCGCTCGTGA
- a CDS encoding transglycosylase SLT domain-containing protein has protein sequence MDTQHLPAVPADQPATRAARRRSRPPGRRPAVLLATAAAGAVVVHTLLGGPPAAEAERPAETVTASVSVAEQLGITAEAAQRPLTAPAPPELAPLEDLAASRSDRAAAEAQAAQVQAAAEQAERDRLAAEQAAAERAAAEAAAREAAERAAAEAAAEAAAREEAAAAEREAAEREEATPAAAAPAAAPKSSSSAAPKGSFKEYALAQVGSAEQFSCLEELWGKESGWNPNAQNPTSTAYGIPQFLDSTWKSTGIAKTSDGYRQIDAGLVYIENRYGSPCGAWSHSQAKGWY, from the coding sequence ATGGACACCCAGCACCTCCCGGCCGTCCCGGCCGACCAGCCCGCCACCCGTGCCGCCCGCCGCCGCTCGCGGCCGCCCGGCCGGCGCCCGGCCGTCCTGCTGGCCACCGCCGCCGCGGGCGCCGTCGTCGTCCACACCCTGCTCGGCGGCCCGCCGGCGGCCGAGGCGGAGCGCCCGGCCGAGACGGTCACCGCCTCGGTGAGCGTCGCCGAGCAGCTGGGCATCACCGCCGAGGCCGCGCAGCGGCCGCTGACCGCCCCGGCGCCCCCCGAGCTGGCCCCGCTGGAGGACCTCGCCGCCTCCCGCAGCGACCGCGCGGCCGCCGAGGCGCAGGCCGCGCAGGTCCAAGCCGCGGCCGAGCAGGCCGAGCGGGACCGCCTGGCCGCGGAGCAGGCCGCCGCGGAGAGGGCGGCCGCGGAGGCCGCCGCCCGGGAGGCCGCCGAGCGGGCTGCCGCCGAGGCCGCCGCCGAGGCCGCTGCCCGTGAGGAGGCCGCCGCCGCGGAGCGCGAGGCCGCCGAGCGTGAGGAGGCCACCCCCGCCGCGGCCGCCCCCGCCGCCGCGCCGAAGAGCTCCTCGTCCGCCGCGCCCAAGGGCTCCTTCAAGGAGTACGCGCTGGCGCAGGTCGGCAGCGCCGAGCAGTTCTCCTGCCTGGAGGAGCTGTGGGGCAAGGAGAGCGGCTGGAACCCCAATGCGCAGAACCCCACCAGCACCGCCTACGGCATCCCGCAGTTCCTCGACTCGACCTGGAAGAGCACCGGCATCGCCAAGACGTCGGACGGCTACCGACAGATCGACGCCGGCCTGGTCTACATCGAGAACCGCTACGGCAGCCCGTGCGGCGCCTGGTCGCACTCGCAGGCCAAGGGCTGGTACTGA
- a CDS encoding DUF2784 domain-containing protein, whose product MLWAHLVAGVHALAVVLMVTGALVALRRPRVLLLHAPVSAAILAVHLAGAPCPLTELELALRERAGAGPYTGGFLGHHVVGPLGLDVAAPAVQAGIYTVALAPNLVGYGLLALRAARGRSAQGSRQTVVRRGPGPSVSGTS is encoded by the coding sequence GTGCTGTGGGCGCACCTGGTCGCGGGAGTGCACGCGCTCGCCGTCGTCCTCATGGTCACGGGCGCGCTGGTCGCGCTGCGCCGGCCGCGGGTGCTGCTGCTGCACGCGCCGGTGTCCGCCGCGATCCTCGCGGTGCACCTGGCCGGCGCGCCCTGCCCGCTGACCGAGCTGGAGCTGGCGCTGCGCGAGCGGGCCGGTGCCGGGCCCTACACCGGCGGCTTCCTGGGCCACCACGTCGTCGGCCCGCTCGGCCTGGACGTGGCCGCCCCCGCCGTCCAGGCCGGCATCTACACCGTCGCGCTGGCGCCCAACCTGGTCGGCTACGGCCTGCTGGCCCTCCGTGCCGCCCGCGGCCGCTCCGCTCAGGGCAGCCGCCAGACCGTCGTCCGCCGGGGGCCGGGGCCCTCGGTCTCCGGGACGTCGTAG
- a CDS encoding nitrate/nitrite transporter gives MSTPTATRPTARTYAVWLVALAAYTVAVFHRASLGVAGVAAQERFDAGASAISLFLVVQLVVYAAMQVPVGVALDRFGSRRLVLAGALTMAAGQAALALAGDVPTAIAARVLVGAGDAMTFVSVLRVVGFWFPGPTVPLVTQLTGILGQFGQIVAAYPLVTLLQWASWESTFLGAAAVSLLVAVLVAVALRDAPPGTVLAPPVGLAEVRRGLALTWQESGTRIGLYTHLVTQFSGTVFALLWGYPFLVLGQGLAPATAAGLLTLLVLVGIGVGPLLGRLCGRWPLRRSDLVFGILGATVVAWTVVLLWPGRAPLWLLVALVVVLGTNGPGSMIGFDYARTWNPAERQGSATGVVNVGGFVASLLTVLAVGAVLDVLTPGSSTDYPLDAFRAAFAVQYVFWAVGLVGVLRHRRELRARLARDGVVLAPLGVAVGARLRGRSAYR, from the coding sequence GTGAGCACGCCGACCGCCACCCGCCCGACGGCCCGGACCTACGCCGTGTGGCTCGTGGCGCTGGCCGCCTACACGGTCGCGGTCTTCCACCGCGCCTCCCTCGGCGTCGCCGGGGTGGCCGCCCAGGAGCGCTTCGACGCCGGGGCCTCGGCGATCTCGCTGTTCCTCGTCGTGCAGCTGGTCGTCTACGCCGCCATGCAGGTGCCGGTGGGCGTGGCGCTGGACCGGTTCGGCTCCCGGCGGCTGGTCCTCGCCGGCGCCCTCACCATGGCCGCCGGGCAGGCCGCCCTGGCGCTGGCCGGTGACGTGCCGACGGCGATCGCGGCGCGGGTGCTCGTCGGTGCCGGTGACGCGATGACCTTCGTCAGCGTGCTGCGGGTGGTCGGCTTCTGGTTCCCCGGCCCCACGGTGCCGCTGGTCACCCAGCTCACCGGCATCCTCGGCCAGTTCGGGCAGATCGTCGCGGCCTACCCCCTGGTCACGCTGCTGCAGTGGGCGTCCTGGGAGTCCACCTTCCTCGGCGCGGCCGCGGTGAGCCTGCTGGTCGCCGTCCTGGTGGCCGTGGCGCTGCGCGACGCACCCCCGGGCACCGTGCTGGCCCCGCCGGTCGGGCTCGCCGAGGTGCGCCGCGGCCTGGCGCTGACCTGGCAGGAGTCGGGCACCCGGATCGGTCTCTACACCCACCTGGTCACCCAGTTCTCCGGCACCGTCTTCGCCCTGCTGTGGGGCTACCCCTTCCTGGTGCTCGGCCAGGGTCTCGCCCCGGCGACCGCGGCCGGCCTGCTCACCCTGCTGGTGCTCGTCGGCATCGGCGTCGGCCCGCTGCTGGGCCGGCTGTGCGGGCGCTGGCCGCTGCGCCGCTCGGACCTGGTCTTCGGCATCCTCGGCGCGACCGTCGTGGCGTGGACGGTCGTGTTGCTGTGGCCGGGCCGCGCGCCGCTGTGGCTGCTGGTGGCGCTGGTCGTCGTCCTGGGCACCAACGGGCCCGGCTCGATGATCGGGTTCGACTACGCCCGCACCTGGAACCCCGCCGAGCGGCAGGGCAGCGCGACCGGGGTGGTCAACGTCGGCGGCTTCGTCGCCTCCCTGCTCACCGTGCTGGCCGTGGGCGCGGTGCTCGACGTGCTCACCCCCGGCTCCTCGACCGACTACCCGCTGGACGCCTTCCGCGCCGCGTTCGCCGTCCAGTACGTGTTCTGGGCGGTCGGCCTGGTCGGCGTGCTGCGCCACCGCCGCGAGCTGCGCGCGCGGCTGGCCCGCGACGGCGTCGTCCTCGCCCCCCTCGGGGTCGCCGTGGGCGCCCGGCTGCGCGGCCGGTCCGCCTACCGCTGA
- a CDS encoding gluconokinase: MDVVVGLDSGTTATKAVTAGVQARVRDLVSVGYPLLVPAPGRAELDAGRLQQAAVEALTAITALARDRGDRVVGISLSAAMHGLAPMGGDGAPLGPVLTWADARAAEWADALVADGRASGLHARTGTPVHAMSPLVKLSWLRAQDPDRVASTPRWGGVKELVLAALCGGPPVVDRSIASATGLYDVHAGRWDDEALGIAGVRAGQLGEVLPTTAVLPGLRPEVAAATGLPAGTPVVIGAADGVLANLGIGAVRPEVAAVSLGTSGAMRVVVPTPTVDPGRRLFCYALTDEHWVVGGAVNNGGSVVRWASSALAAGPGHPEPQGEQADELDARLLAEAAAVPAGSAGLLCLPYLLGERAPWWRSGLRGAYIGLRREHRRPHLVRAAVEGVCQQLALVRDAFAATGLPVGEVRATGGAVASPLWVATLAAALDLPVRVADSPEGTGLGACLLGLHALGALPDLDAATALVAVHDPVEPDPADAAVYRELRPLVERSTEALTGVLTALDSADDSPTTPV, translated from the coding sequence GTGGACGTCGTCGTCGGACTGGACTCCGGGACGACGGCGACCAAGGCGGTCACCGCGGGCGTGCAGGCCCGGGTGCGCGACCTGGTCAGCGTCGGCTACCCGCTGCTGGTGCCCGCGCCCGGCCGGGCCGAGCTGGACGCCGGCCGCCTGCAGCAGGCCGCGGTGGAGGCGCTCACGGCGATCACCGCGCTGGCCCGCGACCGCGGCGACCGCGTCGTCGGGATCAGCCTCAGTGCCGCCATGCACGGCCTGGCGCCGATGGGCGGCGACGGCGCCCCGCTGGGCCCGGTGCTCACCTGGGCCGACGCGCGGGCCGCGGAGTGGGCCGACGCCCTGGTGGCCGACGGGCGCGCGTCGGGGCTGCACGCCCGGACCGGCACCCCGGTGCACGCCATGTCGCCGCTGGTCAAGCTGTCCTGGCTGCGCGCGCAGGACCCGGACCGGGTCGCGTCCACCCCGCGCTGGGGCGGGGTCAAGGAGCTCGTCCTCGCCGCGCTGTGCGGCGGCCCGCCGGTGGTCGACCGGTCGATCGCCTCGGCCACCGGCCTCTACGACGTGCACGCCGGCCGCTGGGACGACGAGGCGCTGGGCATCGCCGGGGTGCGGGCCGGCCAGCTCGGCGAGGTGCTGCCCACGACCGCCGTGCTGCCCGGGCTGCGCCCGGAGGTGGCCGCGGCCACGGGCCTGCCGGCGGGCACCCCCGTCGTCATCGGGGCCGCCGACGGCGTGCTGGCCAACCTCGGCATCGGCGCGGTGCGCCCGGAGGTCGCCGCGGTGTCGCTGGGCACCAGCGGGGCCATGCGGGTCGTCGTCCCTACGCCCACGGTGGACCCCGGCCGCCGGCTGTTCTGCTACGCGCTCACCGACGAGCACTGGGTGGTCGGGGGAGCGGTGAACAACGGCGGCTCGGTGGTGCGCTGGGCCTCCTCCGCGCTGGCCGCCGGACCGGGACACCCCGAACCGCAGGGCGAGCAGGCCGACGAGCTCGACGCCCGGCTGCTGGCCGAGGCCGCCGCGGTGCCCGCGGGCAGCGCCGGGCTGCTGTGCCTGCCCTACCTGCTGGGGGAGCGGGCGCCGTGGTGGCGCTCGGGCCTGCGCGGGGCCTACATCGGGCTGCGCCGCGAGCACCGCCGCCCGCACCTGGTGCGCGCCGCCGTCGAGGGGGTGTGCCAGCAGCTGGCGCTGGTCCGCGACGCGTTCGCCGCCACCGGCCTGCCGGTGGGCGAGGTGCGGGCCACCGGCGGTGCGGTCGCCTCCCCGCTGTGGGTGGCCACCCTGGCCGCCGCCCTCGACCTGCCGGTGCGGGTCGCGGACTCCCCGGAGGGCACCGGCCTGGGCGCCTGCCTGCTCGGCCTGCACGCGCTGGGGGCGCTGCCGGACCTGGACGCCGCGACGGCGCTGGTCGCGGTGCACGACCCGGTGGAGCCCGACCCCGCCGACGCCGCGGTCTACCGGGAGCTGCGACCGCTGGTGGAGCGCTCGACCGAGGCGCTGACCGGCGTCCTCACCGCCCTGGACTCCGCGGACGACAGTCCGACCACCCCCGTCTGA
- a CDS encoding YnfA family protein yields MLVARSVVLFLAAALLEIGGAWLVWQGVREHRGWLWIGLGVVALGAYGFVATLQPDAAFGRVLAAYGGVFVAGSLAWGVVLDGYRPDRFDVAGALVCLAGVALIMYAPRG; encoded by the coding sequence GTGCTGGTCGCCCGCTCCGTCGTCCTCTTCCTCGCCGCCGCCCTGCTGGAGATCGGCGGTGCCTGGCTGGTCTGGCAGGGCGTCCGGGAACACCGCGGCTGGCTGTGGATCGGCCTGGGCGTGGTGGCGCTCGGGGCCTACGGGTTCGTCGCCACCCTGCAGCCGGACGCCGCGTTCGGCCGGGTCCTGGCCGCCTACGGCGGGGTGTTCGTCGCCGGCAGCCTGGCCTGGGGCGTGGTGCTGGACGGCTACCGACCCGACCGCTTCGACGTCGCCGGCGCCCTGGTCTGCCTGGCCGGCGTGGCCCTGATCATGTACGCCCCGCGCGGCTGA
- a CDS encoding methyltransferase, which translates to MTVRPVPSGFVRAHTQVRRPSLVPEVRLHVADDVVALWEAMEAADGGAGEAPPFWAAAWPGGQALARYVLDTPAAVAGRAVLDLGSGSGLVALAARLAGARSVLASDVDPFSRTAVGVNAGLNGVAGISVTGDVLGRDPVGADVVLAGDVCYDREMTERVLPFLDRARARGCAVYVGDPGRPYLPHDRLEAVAVYDVPETEGPGPRRTTVWRLP; encoded by the coding sequence GTGACCGTGCGCCCCGTCCCGTCCGGCTTCGTGCGCGCGCACACCCAGGTCCGCCGGCCCTCGCTGGTGCCGGAGGTGCGGCTGCACGTCGCCGACGACGTCGTCGCGCTGTGGGAGGCCATGGAGGCCGCCGACGGCGGCGCGGGGGAGGCGCCGCCGTTCTGGGCCGCCGCCTGGCCCGGCGGCCAGGCGCTGGCCCGGTACGTGCTGGACACCCCGGCGGCGGTCGCCGGTCGGGCCGTCCTCGACCTGGGCTCGGGCAGCGGGCTGGTGGCGCTGGCCGCCCGCCTCGCCGGCGCCCGGTCGGTGCTGGCCAGCGACGTCGACCCGTTCAGCCGCACCGCGGTGGGCGTCAACGCCGGCCTCAACGGCGTGGCGGGGATCAGCGTCACCGGCGACGTCCTCGGCCGGGACCCGGTGGGCGCGGACGTCGTCCTGGCCGGCGACGTCTGCTACGACCGGGAGATGACCGAGCGGGTGCTGCCGTTCCTGGACCGGGCGCGGGCCCGCGGCTGCGCGGTGTACGTCGGCGACCCGGGCCGCCCCTACCTCCCGCACGACCGCTTGGAGGCGGTCGCGGTCTACGACGTCCCGGAGACCGAGGGCCCCGGCCCCCGGCGGACGACGGTCTGGCGGCTGCCCTGA
- a CDS encoding VOC family protein, producing MDVLSSRVLLRPVDPARSQAFYRDVLGLAVHREFGPPEHPGVVFFLGNGLLEVSGPGDEPPRGMALWVQVRDVAAEVDRLAAAGAAVLRGPRTEPWGLVEAWVADPEGVRIVLVQVPADHPLRRDQR from the coding sequence GCAGCCGGGTGCTGCTGCGCCCGGTCGACCCGGCGCGGTCGCAGGCCTTCTACCGCGACGTGCTGGGGCTGGCCGTGCACCGCGAGTTCGGCCCGCCGGAGCACCCGGGGGTGGTGTTCTTCCTCGGCAACGGCCTGCTGGAGGTCTCCGGGCCCGGCGACGAGCCACCCCGCGGGATGGCGCTGTGGGTCCAGGTGCGGGACGTGGCCGCCGAGGTCGACCGGCTGGCCGCGGCCGGGGCGGCGGTGCTGCGCGGCCCGCGGACCGAGCCGTGGGGCCTGGTCGAGGCCTGGGTCGCCGACCCCGAGGGCGTCCGCATCGTGCTGGTGCAGGTGCCCGCGGACCACCCGCTGCGCCGCGACCAGCGCTGA
- a CDS encoding cupin domain-containing protein, with protein sequence MASVIHYTIATEAEKYADFRRVLWTGKNTQLVVMTIPPDGEIGEEVHEDIDQILTFVSGTGEARIDGSKKAVAQGDLVVVPAGAKHNFVNTGPNPLVLYTVYGPPEHADGAVHRTKEEADEAEESGKDEPPTE encoded by the coding sequence ATGGCGTCCGTCATCCACTACACCATCGCCACGGAGGCGGAGAAGTACGCCGACTTCCGCCGTGTGCTGTGGACCGGCAAGAACACCCAGCTGGTCGTCATGACCATCCCGCCGGACGGCGAGATCGGCGAGGAGGTGCACGAGGACATCGACCAGATCCTCACCTTCGTCAGCGGCACCGGCGAGGCGCGCATCGACGGGTCGAAGAAGGCCGTGGCGCAGGGCGACCTGGTCGTCGTCCCGGCCGGCGCGAAGCACAACTTCGTCAACACCGGCCCGAACCCGCTGGTCCTCTACACCGTCTACGGCCCCCCGGAGCACGCCGACGGCGCGGTGCACCGGACCAAGGAGGAGGCCGACGAGGCCGAGGAGTCCGGCAAGGACGAGCCGCCGACCGAGTGA
- a CDS encoding GntP family permease has translation MPEVEPALGAGPLLLIAAAAVGVLLFLIMKLKLHAFLALVLVSLLVALATRIPLEDVVSTLTSGFGSTLASVALLVGLGAMLGRLLEHSGGAQVLADSLIGRFGEQRAPLALGVAALLFGFPIFFDAGLVVFLPILFTVAARLGGSLLTYGLPVAGAFAVMHAFVPPHPGPVAAAELIGADIGLVLVFGLLVGLPTWYLGGYLFGLWAGRRYDVAVPDILSEAKPLDDTPDPSVEGTSPGVAAGAGGRTGTATRPAPPRFGTVVGILLLPLVLIFLNTGLTTLATAGALEETSLLVRTGQLLGATPVALLVTVLVAMVVLGVRRGESAGQVESIVNSALGPVCAIILITGAGGMFGGVLRASGIGTALADVLGDIGLPVIVAAFVISVLLRVAQGSATVALTTAAGLMAPVVEATEGLSSVDLALIVIAIAGGATVLSHVNDSGFWLVSRFFRMDEKTTLKTWTVMETLLGTIGFLIALVLSLFL, from the coding sequence GTGCCCGAGGTCGAACCGGCGCTGGGAGCCGGCCCGCTGCTGCTCATCGCGGCGGCCGCGGTCGGCGTCCTGCTGTTCCTGATCATGAAGCTGAAGCTGCACGCGTTCCTGGCGCTGGTGCTGGTCAGCCTGCTGGTGGCGCTGGCCACCCGGATCCCGCTCGAGGACGTGGTCAGCACGCTGACCTCCGGCTTCGGGTCGACACTGGCCAGCGTCGCGCTGCTGGTCGGGCTCGGCGCGATGCTCGGCCGGCTGCTGGAGCACAGCGGCGGGGCGCAGGTGCTCGCCGACAGCCTGATCGGCCGGTTCGGCGAGCAGCGCGCGCCGCTGGCCCTCGGCGTGGCCGCGCTGCTGTTCGGCTTCCCGATCTTCTTCGACGCCGGCCTCGTGGTGTTCCTGCCGATCCTGTTCACCGTCGCCGCCCGGCTCGGTGGCTCGCTGCTGACCTACGGCCTCCCGGTGGCCGGCGCCTTCGCCGTCATGCACGCCTTCGTGCCCCCGCACCCCGGCCCGGTCGCCGCCGCCGAGCTGATCGGCGCCGACATCGGCCTGGTCCTGGTCTTCGGGCTGCTCGTCGGGCTGCCCACCTGGTACCTCGGCGGCTACCTGTTCGGCCTGTGGGCCGGCCGCCGCTACGACGTCGCGGTGCCGGACATCCTGAGCGAGGCCAAGCCGCTGGACGACACCCCCGACCCCTCGGTCGAGGGCACCTCCCCGGGCGTGGCCGCAGGCGCCGGAGGGCGGACCGGCACGGCCACCCGCCCGGCCCCGCCCCGCTTCGGCACCGTCGTCGGCATCCTGCTGCTGCCGCTCGTGCTGATCTTCCTCAACACCGGGCTGACCACGCTGGCCACCGCCGGCGCGCTGGAGGAGACCTCGCTGCTGGTGCGCACCGGCCAGCTGCTCGGCGCCACCCCGGTCGCCCTGCTGGTCACCGTGCTCGTGGCGATGGTCGTCCTCGGCGTGCGCCGGGGGGAGAGCGCCGGGCAGGTCGAGTCCATCGTGAACAGCGCCCTGGGCCCGGTGTGCGCGATCATCCTCATCACCGGCGCCGGCGGCATGTTCGGCGGCGTGCTGCGGGCCAGCGGCATCGGGACGGCGCTGGCCGACGTCCTCGGCGACATCGGGCTGCCGGTCATCGTCGCGGCGTTCGTCATCTCGGTGCTGCTGCGGGTGGCCCAGGGGTCGGCGACGGTGGCGCTGACCACCGCGGCCGGGCTCATGGCCCCGGTCGTGGAGGCGACCGAGGGGCTCTCCTCGGTCGACCTCGCGCTCATCGTCATCGCCATCGCCGGTGGCGCGACCGTGCTCTCGCACGTCAACGACTCCGGGTTCTGGCTGGTCAGCCGGTTCTTCCGGATGGACGAGAAGACGACGCTCAAGACCTGGACGGTGATGGAGACCCTGCTGGGCACCATCGGCTTCCTCATCGCCCTGGTGCTGAGCCTGTTCCTGTGA